The sequence TGATGGCCCCAGATCCAAGGTAAAATCCCACCCAGGACCATGGGGAAGATCCACATCCAGCTTCCACCTGCTTGGCCGCCTCCTGGCACAGAATGGTCCAAAGTCCCAGGTCCAACCATCCTCCCTCCAACTCCAGGAACACTCAAGCCCAACTGTTGATTTTCCAGCCATATCCTAAAACTTAATCACAGCAAACACGGTGATGATGGGAGTGACGATAAAAGTGATGATGGGAGCCAAGTGGAGCAAAGTAGAGGCCCATCCATGTATTTCTTTCACTTTGTACAtaccaaaaccagagagaaattGTGCAGCTTCTTGGATTAACTAGCCTATGTACATAACTCTCCAGGAATCCAGTGACATCTTTTTGGATGTTCCCTTTCAGAAGACAAGTGTCCAAAGGCAGTCAAAGTTATTCCTGACATATTACAAaaatgatctaaaaaaaaaatctactttcagGTTTAGCCTTCAGCTGACAAGGTACCGCATGTTATCTCAGCAATTATACCTTACCCCCTAAATCAGGGTATGTCCCACGCTTCACTGTGCCAATTCTCCCCTCTGTCCTGAAGACAGTTCCTTCTATTTTCTGCTTCTATGTTAAGCAATTAAAATGCTTTATCTTCAACAAGATATTAATCTTAATATTGTCCTAATTTGTTTcgtctttttctgcctttcatggAGAAATCAGTCTTGACAATAGCCACTGAGATAAGGACAGTAACCAGCAAGCTTCACAATAAACCATCATATACACTATTTTAGTTTGTCAAAACAATTAGTGTTCATTTTGGCTTTATTCAGTTAAATCTGCAGTGACTGATCAGTATAAATTATGTATTAGGCTGCCCAGCTGTACTTGTTTATTCATGCATGGACTtgaagaattttcattttctcagtacAAAAAAGCAACAGTCAAAAATCCCCCTGTATTCTAAAATATAAAGACACTTTCTTCTCAGCCACATTTCTGCTACATGTTTTTGAAGCTGCTTTATTCTTACCCCTTTTAGAACATTATTCTTCCTTTCCAGAAATTATACTTCAACACTTATCTCAATTAACCTATTATTTCATTCACAGTTATCGGCAGCTGCATTTGCATTGGTGGGAAGCACATACTGTTACTTTCACTCCTTGCAATTACCTCCCGAGCAAAGCAGTATCAGAGCTAAACCAAATGATGTTGATTTTAAAGCATCAAAAACCACATTGTAGGCTGCATTTGAACTCCTGCCTCACTTCAAGAGGAACTGCTCGCAGAAGTGTTTACAGTTAAGCTTCACACTCCTCTCTTTCAAGAACAAAAGTTTGTGAATCAAGAGAGATCGTTTTCCAATTTTGCTCGTGTTTATAGTCACACAGTCCTCGCTAGGATGACCGGGTGAAGGCAGTGTACGCCGTGAGGGTGGGATGATACGCTCATATGTGGGGAGAGAGATGACACAGATTTagataaaggaaagagaaaaatctgcagTGACCACTCAGTTACACTTCTCTGAGACGCGGTGTATGAGCAGAATGGAAATCTGGCTGTTGAAGCTGTTTCCCTGCGATGAAAAGAATGGCAAATTGCACACTCCTTCCCCAAAGCTGCCCTCCACCAAGCCGAGTTCAAGAACCTGTTAACAGAAGGTTTATGCCAATATTTAcaaatcacagaaagaggtttcCGCAGCTTTGACACGGCGAGTCCAGTTACTCAGTGACGGACTGACAGGGTGAATGGTGGCAGTGCTCAGAACACAAAGAGCCAGAGTCTGTGACCTCCTGAAGAGCTGGGGAGCAAGGTAGAACTTGTATTTGTTAATGGGAACACCACTTAATGTCCCAGGTTGTAAGGGCAATTAAAAGGGTCGTCTGGGTGGCTCTTGGGCATGTATAGAACAAAGTGTGCTACAGAAACATCTCCATAGCTCAGAGTGCTGTAAGTGGAAAGAGAGCTGGGTTGCAAAAGGCCATCTCTCATAGCTGGGCTCAGCTACAACGTACCTGACAGGTAACAGATTCGCTTTCACGTTAAAGACTGGCAAACACCATGTTTGCATTGGTCTGTGTTATGCCtgttttaaaagtgcttttgcGCAGTGAACTCTGCCCCGGTTTCGGTGGCCGCTGTGCTCATCACATCGGTGAGGAGGGCGAGAGCCCCACATGCAACCTGCCAGCACACACAGTGCCAGCGACAACTCCCACGGGCTCTGAGCGCAGGCGGGATGAGCACGCAGCTACTCGTTTCTTTCATCAAGTAACGTAAGAAACGTTCTGGTGAAAAGACGAAATTTTGCTGAATTAAGTGCTTTAGAACAAGTGGTTTTATTACTTTATAATTAGCATAATTTCCCCATAGGGATTCTTGCAATTAAATAATTAGCAGTAATGTTACCCAAAGGTgttctttaatgcattttcttaagTTATCGCCCCCGTTAACGACAACTGAAACGGCTCAGTTTTACACCGCCGGAGTGCTCCTCCTTGCCAGGCTACGGGCGATGTTAGAGGGTTGTCACACCTGACCCCGAGCTCCGGGCCAGTCCGCTCACCCCGGCGGGGCGGGCACGGCTCGGGCGCTGCGCTCCgcccctcgccccggccccgcgggcagcGGTCGGGCGCTCTGCTGCCCCGGCGGCGCGGAcagcccgctccgctcccggcccAGCCGGAGGGACCGCCACCGGGAACGAGCCCCGTGAGTGCCCTGCTCCGACAAGGGCCGCTACACCCGCGAGCCGCCCTCCGCCCGGGCTGAGCGGGGGACCGACCGCCCCagccgcggccggcggcggctctGCCCGCTGGCTGCCGGCGGAGCGCCGCCCgcgcggggagggcaggggccgCCCCCGctcggccgcgccgcggggctcagcacccggggccgggccgggccgctccgGGCCGCTCCGGGCCTCCGTGCATCGCTCGCGGCTCGGCAGCGCCACCCGtcggggagcggggctgctccGGCGGGGACGAGCACGGGCGCGGGGGCAGCCTGCCGCCCCCGCCCGCTTCCGCGGGGCACGGCCCCGGCCTGACCGGGACAAGtgccgccgggccgccccgggccggcaAAAgttgtggtgttttcttttttctcccgtggtttgtttggttttttttttccttttttaattgccACCGGCAGGATATcgcgcccggccgggcccgggaGCGCCGCGGCAGCCCCCGCCGCAGGGGGGGGAAATCCCCATTTACCTCCCGGGGATCTCGCCTCAAAGGCAAATTCGCAATATGTAAGTCGCTGGTTAAACAAGGGCATTTCCATTTGTTAATTGATGCAATTACGCCGCAGCGGTAATGGGCaggcctggctgcaggcagccatCCATCACCTCCCCACTGACCTGCCAcggctccgccccccccccccccccggtgggaccATTTAGGGTCCGAGAAGAATGGATGCCCCGCTCAGCACTCATTAGGGAAGGAGGCTTCAGGCTGCCGGGGAGGCGGGCTGCCCTCCGGCCGGCTCCCTGTCCCGGCCCCAGCCgtgcccctgcccgggcaggcAGAGCACGCCGTGCGGGACGAGGTCTGACCCCGCTCCCGCGGCTCTGGGCCGCCGCGAAGGGCAGGGAAGCCAACCGGGGGGACACACACAACTAATCGGCTCGATTGCAAAAGCAGTGCCGTGTTGTACAGCAGAGCCCGGCCCTGGGGGTGGGAGCCGGGGGCAGCGGGAAGGGCCGGGGAGCTgcgccggccgggccccgcgcgCTCCTGTCCCGGGTGCTCCCCTCGCACCGCCGCTGCCTCCGCGGCCCCTGCCCTCCgcccttcctccctgcagctgcaggggtaCGCTGGCCGGGTGCCGGGGGGACACACCGGTGGATGCCGTGATTTGCCCCCTTTTCTTTGGATTGTGTTTAAAAGGGAGAGACCAACCGCAAAGCACCTCCCGTCCCTGCCTTTGACGTGCATCACAGCACAACATTAAAACAACATGGAACAAGTGCTGCGAGCGGGCGCGGGgcgctgcctgctcctgcccgccgctgcctgctcctgccggcagggcCGTGACGTCACCCCGCTCCTCGCCCACCGCTGAACGCTAAAGACCTATAGAGCAGAAAATAATACAACAAGCAGGCTCCGTATCTTGCATGCCCTACGTGATTTTCCCCCCCTCTTTGAAAAAGCCCCTTTGCGCTTAAACTCTCTATACATGTGGGGTGGCTTTTTAAACTCTCTCTATACAAACATATTTATTAAGAGCGATGGGAAGTGGGGGGTAgcctatttttttaatccaggcaccaacccccccccccccccgcctcagaTGTCTGGCTGCTTTTCTTAAGTGCAATCATCTATAATtgagcgaaaaaaaaaaaaagccatacgTGGAAATGTGTGTGTGAGAAGGTGCATCTTGAAGCAGGGTTTAGTTACAATCGATCTTGGGGGGAAAATATTGCCTATGGTCCAAAAATAAGGAGCAACTATGTCCTTCTCTCAGTTCGGATACCCCTACAGCACCACTTCACAGGTAAGGCGAGTGAGCAGCACTCACTTTTGTTcagattctgctgctgctgtccagaTGTCttgttccccctccctttttttcttccctttcccttacttagagtctttttttaaaagggcaCATCTggagcctttttttaaaaaatgtgcgTGTGTGTTTATGTCTCGTTTGTGTTGTGTTAGGCTTAAACAAATAACTCTCAGTGTGCACAGCAAAGGCGTTTAGGAAACCGGtaattcctccccccccccccccccgttcagTTTTAAGtgcaacaaacaaataaatacataaatccCGGCTGCGACCAATTTCCAAGCCCGCGGAGCTGCTCCGGGAGCGGCCGCGCTGCGCCGGGCgctgcccccgccgcgccgctgccgcccgggCACCCGCGGAGGGTGTACGGAGAGGGGGAACCGTCGCTCGGCGGGCTCGGGATTTCACCAGCGTTTCTGCGGAACCGGGCTGTGCCGTTTTCTCCACCCTTCCTCCCCGGGTCGgtccttttcctgtgttttattaGGATCTGTCGGGAGTTCCCCCCCCCCTGCAATTTCCGAAGGACACCCCCAACCCACACCCACACCAAGGCACCCTGTATTAACTAAGTCGTCTCTATACCGTACCTCGAGTCACGATTTATTTGGGTGGAATTATTTGTACACCATAATCACTGCAAGATGTGCCTCCCTCGCTTGGGAAGTTAGCCGTCCCCTTGAACTTACTGAAATCAAATGCCTTCGATTGCGCTAGCTGACATATTTACTGCTTTGTCTATTGTCAAATTAACTGTAATCGCAACTTCTTGCCTTTAAATCAATGCAAACGGACCGAGAGGGGGCGGGAAGGAAGGAGCCGTACGGATCTTTTGCCATTTTCGAGAGCAATTATTTCCTTAAAGTTTTGCCTGCTTGATTAATCGTGCCCCATTCCCAAGGGCTCCCGCTTCCCATTCCGTTCATTTCCCGGTTTCTATAATTAGTTGCTTCAGCCCGGGTTTCTatccccctcctcacccccctcccccccccccccccgccccgcacacCCATAGTCGCGCACACGCTTCTCAATTCGCCCCGATGGGGCTGCCTCGACAGTCACTCGGCGCCGTCCcgctctctcctctcctctcctctccgcagTTTTTCGTGCCCGCCAGCCCCAGCACGACCTGCTGCGAGGCTGCCCCCCGCTCCGTGCCGGATGCCTCCTCggcgccggccgccgcctccctctGCTGCGCCCCGTACGACAGCCGGCTGCTGGCGCCCGGCCGCGCCGAGCTCAATGCGGCGCTGGGCATGTACGGCGCCCCGTACGCCGCCGGCCAGGGCTACGGCAACTACCTGCCCTACAGCGCCGAGCCCGCCGCGCTCTACACCGCGCTGGTGagtgcccgcccgcccgcccgcccgggcagCGCACCGGAGGGGAGGGGGGTGCAACAGGCGGCAAACTTCGTGGTTAGCAATCGGtgtcggggcggggggccgccgAAGGACGCGGAACCGGCGCCGTCCCGTCGGGGGAGGGCGAAGGGACTTGGTtgccgcggggagccggggcggcaGGGGGACGGCGGGGTTCCTCTCCTGCTCGACGCCAAAAGCTGCCGCTTCCCTTGCAGAACCCCCAGTATGAAATCAAGGACGGCGCCGGCACGTTGCACTCGGGAATCGCGCAGCCCGCTGCCTACTACTCCTACGATCATTCCTTGGGGCAGTACCAGTACGACAGGTAAAACCCCTTTGATCAGCGCCCGGCAGCGTTAGCATCCCCCTGCGAGGCGGCGGCCGACATCAaacggcggggggcggggggctccgACCTGACAAACGTTGTACAAAAGAAACGAGGCGCCCTGGGAGCACCAGTCAGCTAAGATCAAACTTCGGCGGCGATggcaggcgggcaggggcaggcaggcagacaggcctgtggcggggccgggccgggggggctccCGCCGCGCCCCACCTCCTAACCATCTCCCGGCAGGTACGGGACGGTGGACTTCAGTGGTTCGGCCAGACGCAAAAATGCAACGCGAGAGACGACGAGCACCCTCAAGACCTGGTTGTACGAGCACCGCAAAAACCCCTACCCCACCAAAGGAGAGAAAATCATGCTGGCCATCATCACCAAAATGACCCTGACGCAAGTGTCCACTTGGTTTGCTAACGCCAGACGGAGgctcaagaaagaaaacaaaatgacctGGTCTCCCAAGAACAAAGcgggggaagagaggaaagaagaaacccCGCGGGAAGAGGAGGAATACGGCGCGGAGAGCGAAGGCAGAGGTAGGCGGGAGAGGCAGGACGGGCGCCTCGAAGTAGCTCGAAGTGGCGGCCGACTGCGGCCCCCCCCAACTTCCCCGCACCCGCCCTAACGCCCTgccgccccctccgccccgctGTGTGTCCaagcagagcagaagagctgCAAAGAGGACAAGGAGCTGCGGTTCAGCGACCTGGAcgacctggaggaggaggaggaggaggaggaggaggaggaggcggggaaGCCGGAGAAGGGCCGGGCCAGCTCCCTGCAGGAAGCCCCCAGCCTCGGCGCTGCGCTGCCCGAGGCTCCGCGGAGCGACTGCAGCCTGCCCGGCCCCTTCCGCGCCTTCCCCTGCGCCAaggcccccgccgccctgcccggcccgctGCCGCCCTACGCGCCCGCGGAGAAGCCGCGCATCTGGTCGCTGGCGCGCACCGCCGGGGCCAGCGCGGCGCGCAGGGGCAGCCCCGAGGGCCGCGgcgcggaggggggcggcggcgcggcgggggagcTGCCCTTGCCCGCCAAGGCCTTCCGGAGCTCCGCTTTCAACCTGCAGCCGCTCCCGCGGAGCTGCGCGTCCCACCGCGGCCTGGGGGAGCCGTGCCAGTACACGGCGGCGGGCGAAGGTACCCGCGGCGGTGGGGccgcggggacgggggggaccgcgggccgggccgggacaCAGGGCGCGGCGTGAGCCCGCCTTCGCGCTGACACCCCTCCCCGCGCCAGGCCCAGCGCGGCCGTGGCGTTAAGCCGTGCCCAGGTGTCAGGCGGGCTGCGGccgtgctcccccccccccccccccggcggtgCGGACGCCGAGGCTTCCCCGCTCGAGGCGagcgggcaggggagggcggcggggccgggccgggcccacCGCGAGCCGCTTGTGTCTGTGCAGGCTTCGGGCGGGGCATCAAGGGCGGCCCGGGAGGCGCTGAGCTGGGCGGGACCTGCCTGGACAGGCTGCGGACGGCGTTCCGGCCGGTGCTGCGGAGGTGAGGTAGGTGACGGGCCGGCTGCCGGGGCCGACCTCGCACGAAGCGCAGGCCCGCCCTCCCGGCCCCGGGACACCGGAGCGGCTCCGGCCCGGGAGCGCAGCGCTGGAGCCACCGCTTTGCCCTGCTCCCGGAGCCCCCCGTCCGGGCGGGGCAGCacccgccggccccggggagggccggcggggcccggcagGCACCGGAGCCCGCCCGGGAAACGCTCATCACCGCTTCTCCCTCCCGCAGGGCCGCCCGCCCCTTCCTGAGCGCTGGCGACGGGGCTCCGGCTGCAGCGAGGCTCGGCTTGAAACAACGAAAGAAACCTCTCCCCTGCCCGGCGATGACCTCCCCGCCCCGCAGGCATCACCCGCggctctgccttccctgccctcgCCGGGGAAACGTCCCGCCGCGGCACAACGTGCAGCTCACATGGGGGCcgaggggcgcggcgggcggagcggccgCGCCCGCGGGACCggcgccccccccgccgcccgttTGCCATTTGTTCAACACCCCTCATTAACGtctttgccaaaaaaaccccaaaccccaaaaaaccccaccaaaaccttttctcttttttccccacgtcgtggtttgtttttccttttcctcccaaacCTGCTTCCTCCACTCGGCGCACTACTCCGCGAAGGTGCGTTTGTTCGCGGTTGCTCCGCGCCGTCCCGAGgaggcgggaggaggaggagcggcgCAGGTTATGCCGGGCTGCTTATTGCCCGTCGCTGTACATAGATACCGCCGAAAGTATTTTTCAGAGTCTGTAATTAACACGGACGAGCTGACCGCCGTGAAGCCGTCCAGTGACCCCGGCAGCTCTTCAGCCGGCGCAGCCCGCGCGGAgcggcccccggccgccgcccgccccggggcacGGCCGGGGCACCCCCGGGCAGCGGGTGGCGACCGGGCGGCGAAGTAGGACGTTGTTAGTGGGTCACCGCCGTCAGTCAGTGAAAAGAGCAGTGCTACACTTTACAGGACAGACGGGAAAGGGAAACCGTATCTCTgcattatttctgtttaattaaaagTGTCATCAAACACTTTGTGTTCAGACTAATAAACCAAGCAGGGATGAGGAAAGAATGTTTCTTTGTTCCCGTCTCTAGAAGCAGTggcaatattttaaattaataactgtGGTAATTAAGAGGTCATCTATAGATCAACCCGATACCTCCTATTTCCAAGTTCACCGGGGTCAACATTTACATTAAGTCATTTGTGGTCAATAGAGTCCAATGAATTCTGCCTTAATAAATCAGGGAAATCAATCTTGAATATCGAGTAGACTTCTATATGTTTACCAAAGACTACTAAGACAAGTGGGGCTGCAGAGATGGGAGTCCTCTGGGTTTGCGACCGGAGAAGCAGCTCGTAGGGGAAGGTAGAAGCTGCAGCTCAACGCGGGGAGAggtggcgggggctgcccccgccTTCGACCCCGCttacagccccagcccctcccggGCTGGGGAGCGGAGCAGCCCCGGGGGCACCTGTCAAAGAAGGCAAGCTTTGTCGGGCTTTGCAGGGGCCAGGGCGGGAAAGGGGGGGAGGTGGTAAGCGTACACAAGGGCCAGCAGGTAACGGAGCGGCCAGGAGCGGGGCAGGGtccggccgggagcggggctgggcccGCCGGGAGCCCCGCCGCAGACGCCCGGCCACGGGGCTTTCCCGCGCTCCGGAGCAGTCCTGGGCAAGCAGCGGCGCAGAAGCCGCAGTCTGTTGCAGTGACCCGCAGCTTAGAGTAGGGGAAATTAAGCTGCGAAAAGATAAACATTATTTCAAGTCGGATTTGAAGGATTAGGGCTTATAATAAAGAGTATTAGGCCCTTTCGAAGGGTTCTCGCAAGGCGACTCTTCCGCCCCTCCTCTCCCACCGGAGGGGACAGGTATTATCTGCCCTGGGAACAAAGCACAGGTTTCCCCACGCGTGTCcgcagcggccgggccgggccctgctccgctccccgccgTGTCCTGGCCACCTCCGCCCAGCGCGCAGGGCAGCGACCCGGCTCCCTCCGGCGCCGTTTGCCCGGCGGCTTTAGAAGAGGCTCCCCTGGGCTGCCCAACGAGGGACGAAACCCGCACGGCCCCCGCGGTCCGGGGGCGGCCAGGAGCTCCCCCGAGCTGCCGGCTCTGCCCTGCCGCCCAGGCCCTGCTCCCCCCCGGCCTCCACGGGAGCGCCCGAAGGAGCCGCGAAGCCCCCGGGGGTGGTTAATTAGTCGGGTGCAGGCTTTGGGGTCTTTTTAAGGCAGGCACGAAGGTAACCTCCAGGGAGTCttaagacttttattttttatttattacttttactCCCCTTTTATTAAAGGTCAAGTGAGCAAGATGCAGATTATCCCGCCCGCCCAGGACTCCCCTGCAATCTGTCACGCCGGCAAGATATGTATCGCAAATCTCTCAAAATATAATCTCCGGGAATCATATTCCAAAtactgttttgattaaaaaacagaGCAGGGACTGATGGAGAACTAATACCGGGAGCGGAGCCTACGAGCGCCCAGGCACAGAACGAAAGTCGTGGGCTCGCCCGGGTGTCACAGGAACAAATTCAGCGCCTCCAATGCcagaataaacatatttaaacCATCTTCTGGCTGGGCTG comes from Aptenodytes patagonicus chromosome 11, bAptPat1.pri.cur, whole genome shotgun sequence and encodes:
- the IRX6 gene encoding iroquois-class homeodomain protein IRX-6; amino-acid sequence: MSFSQFGYPYSTTSQFFVPASPSTTCCEAAPRSVPDASSAPAAASLCCAPYDSRLLAPGRAELNAALGMYGAPYAAGQGYGNYLPYSAEPAALYTALNPQYEIKDGAGTLHSGIAQPAAYYSYDHSLGQYQYDRYGTVDFSGSARRKNATRETTSTLKTWLYEHRKNPYPTKGEKIMLAIITKMTLTQVSTWFANARRRLKKENKMTWSPKNKAGEERKEETPREEEEYGAESEGREQKSCKEDKELRFSDLDDLEEEEEEEEEEEAGKPEKGRASSLQEAPSLGAALPEAPRSDCSLPGPFRAFPCAKAPAALPGPLPPYAPAEKPRIWSLARTAGASAARRGSPEGRGAEGGGGAAGELPLPAKAFRSSAFNLQPLPRSCASHRGLGEPCQYTAAGEGFGRGIKGGPGGAELGGTCLDRLRTAFRPVLRRAARPFLSAGDGAPAAARLGLKQRKKPLPCPAMTSPPRRHHPRLCLPCPRRGNVPPRHNVQLTWGPRGAAGGAAAPAGPAPPPPPVCHLFNTPH